TTTTTTTCGGCAGTGTCTATGATACGTTCCCTAAGTTTGTTCTGTACGGCGGGAGCATAAGAAATTACAGGTCCCGCACCAATTTCGGTATGTCCCTGAACCTTTTTATCGATTAATGGGGTAGTGGTATCATGGCACACATCCGTTACGATAGCAATATTAGGCTTAATGGTCTGTGTAATCATTTCCGCACCGCGCAAACCAATTTCTTCCTGTACGGAGTTGGTGATATAGAGTCCAAAAGGAAGCTCTTGTTTGTTTTCATGTAATAAACGCGCTACCTCTGCAATCATGAAGCCTCCAGCTCGGTTATCTATGGCCCTACAGACGAATTTATCATTGTTCAATATATGGAACTCATCCGGATAGGTAATGACACATCCTACGTGAACGCCCATTTTCTCAACTTCTTTTTTATCCTTTGCTCCAATATCTATAAAAATATTATCCAATTTCGGTGGTTCTTCCTTACCGCTCTTTCGGGTATGGATGGCCGGCCAGCCAAAAACGCCTTTTACAATTCCGTTCTTCGTATGGATATTTACCCATTTGGAAGGTGCTATTTGGTGATCACTACCACCATTGCGGATAACATAAAGTAAGCCGTTATCTGTAATATAATTTACATACCACGATATTTCATCGGAATGTCCCTCGATGACAACTTTAAATTCGGCATCAGGATTTATCACTCCCACTGCAGAACCGTACGTATCGGTAATAAAAGTATCCACGTAGGGTTTTAGATAGTTCATCCATAATTTTTGTCCTTCCCACTCATAACCCGTAGGGGAAGCATTGTTCAGGTATTTTTCAAAAAACTCTAGGGACTTTTTTGTGATAATGTTTTTTTTGGCCATATATAATTTGTTTACTTGATAGTTGAGATTAAAAATGCTCTAAGGAATACATAGGAACTATACGATATCTTCCTTTCCAATACCCTCTAAACTTTTTACAAGGTAATTTACGTACAAACTTAGCAATATTCGCTTGTTTTTGAATACTATGCTTTCTGAATTATCATTAATTTTGGCAAGGCTTTTGCTTTAAACGGATTATGAAAAAAGGTTTTTGGTTCTTATTTCTAGATTTACTACTAATAGGTAATGCTATAGGTCAGGTGGCAGAACAACCTTTGGATTCGGTTTCTGAGAAATTGATAATCATAGAAGGAGATTCTATCGTTCAAAGTTCCATAGCCTTGGAAGAGGCTTACGTTTTTGGAAGGCTGAAATTTAGCTCTTATGATGAAAAGCTACGGTACTATATTCTGCGTAGGAAAACACAAAAAGTATATCCGTATGCCAAACTGGCCGCAGAACGTTTGGTAGAATTGAACGATAGTCTGAAGTATATCAAAAGAAAAGGAAAACGTAAAAAATATACGAAGAAGGTTCAGAAATACATTGAGGAAGAATTCTCCGAGGAACTAAAGAAATTAACAAGAACAGAAGGACAAATCCTCGTAAAGCTTATCTACCGGCAAACGGGTACGACTGCATTCGACTTAGTAAAAGAGCTTAGGAGTGGATGGAGGGCGTTCTGGTACAATACCACTGCCAAACTTTTTAAGATTAGCATAAAGGAGGAATTTCACCCAGAGAAAATAGAGGAAGATTACCTTATTGAGGACATATTGCAACGCGCTTTTGCAGCTGGAAAGTTAGAGCGTCAAGAATCTGTCTTGGACTATAATTATGCGGATCTATCCAATAAATGGAAGAAAAAACCCAAACCCAAGAGTTAAGGTTACATTACTTCTTTCCAAATAGAGAATTCATAATTGTTTTGATTCCCCTAAAACCCATTCCAATGGCGGCCATCGCTAAAAGTATCCCGACTACTAAAACAGGCCAGTAAAAAGGATGGTCTTCATTCTTAAATGCTTGCCATATGACTATAGGAGCTAAAAACATAAGCATTACCGTATAGGCTAACTGCTTAACACCCTTTACTAATATATCTTTATTGGTTCTCCTCATTCTATTATAATGCGTTCTGAATATTGTTGGAATATAGCAAAATAACCAAGAGGAAAACTGTCAGGCTGATTTACGTTGTCGAAAAAATCATCGTTGTCAATATCCGTAACATCAAAAATATTACCACGTGCCGTACTAACGGGTGTTTCAAAAATATCGAATTCTCCACTGCTCTGTTCCAACACAACATTCATAAAATTATAATAAGCTTGGTCTATGCCCATAATTTTAATAATTATCTCCTGCTCAGGTTCAATGGTATTTTCGTAAAAATGAGAGAAGGAAAAGGATTGTCCTTGATAAAAAGTGTCCTCTGTAGTTTGAAAAGTATTACCCCCAAAATTAAAAAGGTAAAAGTCCTTTCTATCCTCTTTATCCGTATAATGTATGATTATTTCTAATTCGTCGTCGTTAAAACTATTTGTGCCTTGTACGAGGCTATCAATAGGCACGGTGGGAACATACCTAGTTCTGGAAAAATAGAGTCTATCCTGATAACGCAATTGAAGAATCAATTCTCCGTCTGTCAAAAATTCGGTCCCAACTTCACCTCTATATATGCCACTATCTTCCTCTTGCTCTATCAATATAACAAAACTATTACTGTCATCTGGATCTGTTCCATTTCCCAAATTGGTTAAGGTAATTTGTGAAAGGTTGGCAACAGGTATGGTCTCGAAAAATGAATTGGTGAGACTAACCTTTACTTCAATTGGTATCGTATTCAATGAGGTGTTTACAGGTATTAGTGCTTCCACAACTAGCCTAGGTCTCGTTTCGGGTAAACTTATTTCCACTACATCTTCGCAACCGGACAGTACTAATACAAAAACTAGAAATACAGCCAAGTTTCTCATAAGCTATGGTATCGCATCCAAAAGGTTATTCTATAGTAATGGTTCTTGAGAATTGTTGCACAACGGCAAAGTAACCCAGTACAAAATTTTCTGGTTGTCCCACATTGTCAAAAACCTCTTCGTTATCAATGTTACTGGCATTGATAATGTTGCCACGAACGGTTGCAGACGGCGTTTGGAAAGGTCCCTGATCACCTCCAGATTGCACAATAAGCTGATTCATGTAGTTGTAAAACCCTTCATCGGCACCAAGAATATTAATAGCCACTTCATCACCAGCATTCAATTCATTATCGTAGAAATAGGAGAATTCAAATGTTTGTCCCTGGTAAAATTCGTCTTCGGTAACCAAGTATTCATTAAAATCAAAATCGAATATATAAAAGTCATCACGTTCCGCATCATCATTAAAAGAGACAATGATTTCCGTTTCATCCCCACTAAAGAGTGTTTCTGTACCTTGAGCTAAACTGGCAATGGGTACTGTTGGCACGTATTCCGTACGCGCTACGTAAATATCATCTTCATAATTTATACTCAAAAGAAGTCTACCTTCGGTCAGAAGGCTATTATCAACAGTTTTTTCATAAATACCACTTCCAGGTTCTTCTTCTATCAGCACCATAACATTCCCCGCCATATCGGTAGAGGCATCTAAATTGGTCACTGTAATCTGTTCTAGATTAGCAACGGGAGTGGGTTCAAAAAAAGAGCTGGTAAGTCTTACTTTAACCTGAATATTGGTTATGGCGGAGCTATCTTGTATGCGTATCAGAGCATCCACACTTAATCTGGGAGGCTCCGACGGCGTCTCTATCTCAATGACATCTTCACAGGCCAAAAAACTAAACGTAGCGATTAGAATATATACCAGTCTTTTCATCTGTTAAAATTTAAAATTATAAGTTACTGCAGGCACTACTCCGAATATGGAAGTTCTTATGGCCTCATTAACGCCCGTGTCCTGATTTCTTCTAAAATTAATAGATGCCGCATTACGTCTATTGTATAAATTGTAAATACTAAAAATCCATTCTCCCTGTACTTTTCTGTTGGCATTTTTCTTAGGTGTTAAAGTGGCCGATACATCAATACGGTGATAGTCGGGCAGACGTTCCTCGTTTCTAAGCCCAAAATAAGGTATGGTCAGTCCCTGAAATTCAAATTGTCCAACAGGATAATTGGTCGGTTGCCCTGTTTGATAAACGAAATTGGTGTTAAAACTCCATTTCTTGTTGAGTTCATAACTCGCAAAAAGGGAGACATCATGTGTTTTGTCGTAAGGGGTGTTGTACCATTGCCCCAAGTTTATTCCACTTTCTAAGTTACTCCTACCATTATCTTCAACCGCAGGCCTTCCTGGTGTTCTTTGTTCCGATTTTGACAAGGTATAGGCCAGCCACCCCTGAAATCTACCTTCATTTTTACGAAGTAGGAATTCCAAACCGTAAGCTCTCGCTTCCCCATTGAGAATAACTTGCTCTATGGCGTCGTTTGCTATAAGATTTGCCCCGTCAATATAATCTATCCTATTCTGTATGTCTTTATAAAAAACTTCCGATTCTATTGAATACTCCCCATCGTTTATATTCCTGAAATAACCAAGGGCGTATTGGTCCAAAAGCTGGGGTTCTACAAAAGGGCCACTGGGTGTCCAAACATCCAGAGGAGTAGGGGAGCTGGTGTTAGAAAGTAAATGCAGGTACTGAGCCAAACGAGTATAACTCGCTTTTACCGAACTTTTAGAGTTGAAGGTATATGCTAGAGAGGCCCTTGGTTCAAAATTACTGAAGGTGGCAAGGCTACCGCCTCTACCGGGATTAATTACCTCTATTGGCTCCGCCTCTTGATAAATGAGCAGAAATGGGTCAAATAACACCGGATTGTCATTTTCATAAATATTAAGTTCATCTTGCCCTAGCCGTATAAAATTACTGAAACGTAAACCATAACCTAAGCTAAGATTTTCCGTCACCCGATGCTCCACATCGATATAGGCTGCAAATTCATTTGCGTATTTTTGGGTAAGCTGTTCCTCAAGAATTCCGGATTCCGAATTACTAGGCTCAATTTTGCCCGGATTAAATTGGTAATAGATATTGTTAAGACCGTAGTTGATCTGTAATTTATCGTTCACATAATGCTTGAGGTCGTATTTTACATTAAAATTTCGAATTCCAGAATTCCAGTTAAAGCCTACAAAATCCAATTTAAGGCCGTAATAGTAATCAGAATATATTAAGGATAGGTTGGAGAATAATTTATCGGAGAATAAATGGTTCCATCTAAAATTGGCCACGGTATTCCCATAGGTATTTACAAAACTATCGTTTATGCCAAAAACGTCTCGACCAAAATAACCGGAGAGAAATATATTATTATTTGCATTCAGCTTATAATTTAATTTAGTGTTCAAATCAAAGAAATAGGCGGTATTATCAACATCAAAGAGCGGTAAAAATAAATGCGCATAGGACGCTCTTCCACCGATTAAGAAAGCCGCCTTATCCTTTTTTATAGGACCCTCGACCAAAAGTCTACTGGCTACCGCACCAATACCACCGTTTACTTTGAGTTCTTTGCTATTACCTTCTTTCTGAAAAATATCCAAAACCGAGGAAACCCTACCTCCATATCTGGCTGGAATCCCACCTTTATACAGTTTAATATCTTTAATGGCATCAGGGTTAAAAACAGAAAAGAATCCAAAAAGATGTGAAGAATTGAAAATGATGGCTTCATCCAAAAGAATAAGATTTTGGTCAACCGCGCCACCACGTACATTAAAACCAGAGGCCCCTTCACCGGCGTTGGTTACGCCTGGCAATAGGAGAATGGATTTTATAACATCCGCTTCTCCAAGGATTACAGGTATTTTTTTTATAGTGCTCACAGATAAGGTGTTTACACTCATTTGGGGTTTTCTAATATCCATTTTTTCCACATTCTCGGTAACCACAACTTCCTCTAGCTGTTCAGCCTCTTCAGTGAGCTTAAAATCGATTTTGGTGTCTTTATCTAAAACAATGTTCTGCACAATTTCCTTAAAACCTAAATAGCTTACCAAAACTTGATACTCACCTTCTGGAAGTGTTATGGAGTAAAAGCCATATTCATTAGTGGTAACGCCTGTACGCAACTCTGGAAAGGCAATGGTTACGCCTATTAGGGTTTCGTTACTGTTCTCCTCAGTAATTGTGCCACTGAGGGTATACTTTTGTTGGGCCGTTATTGTAATTAGGGAAAAAAAAGATAGTCCGAGGAGAAGACTTTTAAGGTTATTCATTCAAAGTTTTTTTAAAAATAAACAGAAATGTGAGACGTTTGAAAACCTTAACAGTTTTTCAATAAAAAAAGGTCCGCTAAAGAAGCGGACCTTTTTTTGAGTTTAATATGTTTTAACTTATATCATATCTAAAATCTCGTTGAACGCAGCACTAGGGCGCATGGCCTTTGAGACCAATGCTTCGTCTGGAATATAATAACCACCAATATTTTGGCCACTTCCTTGAGCATCTATCAACTCGGTCAATATCTGTTGTTCCTTTTCCTTAATGGCTTTATCAATTTTTTCGAAAATGGTCTTTAGTTCCACATCCTTGTGCTGTTCAGCAAGTGCTTCTGCCCAGTACATGGCTAAATAAAAATGACTACCTCTGGTGTCTAGCTCTTTTACTTTTCTAGAGGGTGATTTATCGTTCAGGAGAAATTTTTCTGTGGCCGTATCCAGAGCGTCGCCCAGAATCTTGGCTTTTGTATTGTTATTCTTATCACCATAAAAATCCAACGAAACACCTAGCGCTAGGAACTCCCCCAAAGAATCCCAACGTAAATGGCCTTCTTCGATAAATTGCTCTACATGTTTTGGAGCCGAGCCACCTGCACCGGTTTCAAATAATCCCCCGCCGTTCATCAATGGCACTATGGATAACATTTTGGCACTGGTGCCAACTTCTAAAATCGGGAATAAATCGGTTAGATAGTCCCTAAGAACATTACCGGATACTGAAATGGTGTCCTTACCTTCTTTTATCCTTTTTAAGGTATAGGTCGTAGCCTTGATGGGAGACATAATTTTTAGGTCCAGACCTGTAGTGTCATGATCCTTTAGGTACGAATTCACTTTTTTAATCAACTCCGCATCGTGTGCCCGCGCTTCATCCAACCAAAAAATCGCAGGATCGTTCGTGGCCTTAGCTCTGCCTACCGCAAGTTTCACCCAATCTTGAATCGGCGCATCCTTAACTTGGCACATGCGCCATATATCTCCGGTTTCTACAGTATGTTGCAGTAATACTTCTCCCGTTGCCAAATCCTCGACACTTACTGTACCACTATCCTTTATTTCGAATGTTTTATCATGCGAACCGTATTCTTCAGCTTTTTGTGCCATTAGACCAACATTGGGAACGGTTCCCATGGTAGTGGGGTCAAAGGCGCCGTTTGCCTTGCAAAATTCTATAGTGGCGTCGTAGATACCGGCATAACTACTATCTGGAATAACCGCTTTTGTATCTTGGGATTTACCCTCGGCATTCCACATTTTTCCGGAGTTCCGTATCATAGCGGGCATAGAAGCATCAATAATAACATCACTCGGAACATGTAAGTTGGTTATGCCTTTGTCAGAATTGACCATAGCTAGTGCCGGACCTTCACTCAAAATATCCGCTATATCTTTTTCTATTTCTTTACGTTCGTTGGCAGGTAATCCTTCCAATTTGGTATAAAGATTTTCAAGT
This genomic window from Maribacter sp. MJ134 contains:
- a CDS encoding M42 family metallopeptidase — protein: MAKKNIITKKSLEFFEKYLNNASPTGYEWEGQKLWMNYLKPYVDTFITDTYGSAVGVINPDAEFKVVIEGHSDEISWYVNYITDNGLLYVIRNGGSDHQIAPSKWVNIHTKNGIVKGVFGWPAIHTRKSGKEEPPKLDNIFIDIGAKDKKEVEKMGVHVGCVITYPDEFHILNNDKFVCRAIDNRAGGFMIAEVARLLHENKQELPFGLYITNSVQEEIGLRGAEMITQTIKPNIAIVTDVCHDTTTPLIDKKVQGHTEIGAGPVISYAPAVQNKLRERIIDTAEKNKIPFQRMAASRSTGTDTDAFAYSNGGVASALISLPLRYMHTTVETVHRDDVENVIRLIYETLLNIKEGETFSYFD
- a CDS encoding DUF4294 domain-containing protein, producing the protein MKKGFWFLFLDLLLIGNAIGQVAEQPLDSVSEKLIIIEGDSIVQSSIALEEAYVFGRLKFSSYDEKLRYYILRRKTQKVYPYAKLAAERLVELNDSLKYIKRKGKRKKYTKKVQKYIEEEFSEELKKLTRTEGQILVKLIYRQTGTTAFDLVKELRSGWRAFWYNTTAKLFKISIKEEFHPEKIEEDYLIEDILQRAFAAGKLERQESVLDYNYADLSNKWKKKPKPKS
- a CDS encoding DUF6095 family protein — encoded protein: MRRTNKDILVKGVKQLAYTVMLMFLAPIVIWQAFKNEDHPFYWPVLVVGILLAMAAIGMGFRGIKTIMNSLFGKK
- a CDS encoding DUF4249 family protein produces the protein MRNLAVFLVFVLVLSGCEDVVEISLPETRPRLVVEALIPVNTSLNTIPIEVKVSLTNSFFETIPVANLSQITLTNLGNGTDPDDSNSFVILIEQEEDSGIYRGEVGTEFLTDGELILQLRYQDRLYFSRTRYVPTVPIDSLVQGTNSFNDDELEIIIHYTDKEDRKDFYLFNFGGNTFQTTEDTFYQGQSFSFSHFYENTIEPEQEIIIKIMGIDQAYYNFMNVVLEQSSGEFDIFETPVSTARGNIFDVTDIDNDDFFDNVNQPDSFPLGYFAIFQQYSERIIIE
- a CDS encoding DUF4249 family protein, giving the protein MKRLVYILIATFSFLACEDVIEIETPSEPPRLSVDALIRIQDSSAITNIQVKVRLTSSFFEPTPVANLEQITVTNLDASTDMAGNVMVLIEEEPGSGIYEKTVDNSLLTEGRLLLSINYEDDIYVARTEYVPTVPIASLAQGTETLFSGDETEIIVSFNDDAERDDFYIFDFDFNEYLVTEDEFYQGQTFEFSYFYDNELNAGDEVAINILGADEGFYNYMNQLIVQSGGDQGPFQTPSATVRGNIINASNIDNEEVFDNVGQPENFVLGYFAVVQQFSRTITIE
- a CDS encoding TonB-dependent receptor, whose translation is MNNLKSLLLGLSFFSLITITAQQKYTLSGTITEENSNETLIGVTIAFPELRTGVTTNEYGFYSITLPEGEYQVLVSYLGFKEIVQNIVLDKDTKIDFKLTEEAEQLEEVVVTENVEKMDIRKPQMSVNTLSVSTIKKIPVILGEADVIKSILLLPGVTNAGEGASGFNVRGGAVDQNLILLDEAIIFNSSHLFGFFSVFNPDAIKDIKLYKGGIPARYGGRVSSVLDIFQKEGNSKELKVNGGIGAVASRLLVEGPIKKDKAAFLIGGRASYAHLFLPLFDVDNTAYFFDLNTKLNYKLNANNNIFLSGYFGRDVFGINDSFVNTYGNTVANFRWNHLFSDKLFSNLSLIYSDYYYGLKLDFVGFNWNSGIRNFNVKYDLKHYVNDKLQINYGLNNIYYQFNPGKIEPSNSESGILEEQLTQKYANEFAAYIDVEHRVTENLSLGYGLRFSNFIRLGQDELNIYENDNPVLFDPFLLIYQEAEPIEVINPGRGGSLATFSNFEPRASLAYTFNSKSSVKASYTRLAQYLHLLSNTSSPTPLDVWTPSGPFVEPQLLDQYALGYFRNINDGEYSIESEVFYKDIQNRIDYIDGANLIANDAIEQVILNGEARAYGLEFLLRKNEGRFQGWLAYTLSKSEQRTPGRPAVEDNGRSNLESGINLGQWYNTPYDKTHDVSLFASYELNKKWSFNTNFVYQTGQPTNYPVGQFEFQGLTIPYFGLRNEERLPDYHRIDVSATLTPKKNANRKVQGEWIFSIYNLYNRRNAASINFRRNQDTGVNEAIRTSIFGVVPAVTYNFKF
- a CDS encoding NADP-dependent isocitrate dehydrogenase; this translates as MSKIFYTKTDEAPALATASFLPIVEAFTKTSGITIETKDISLAGRICAIFPDRLTAEQRVTNDLEELGAMAKLPEANIIKLPNISASIPQLKEAITELQQKGYNVPNYPDDPQNESEKEIKSKYDKIKGSAVNPVLREGNSDRRAPRAVKNYAKQNPHTMGAWSSDSKTHVATMSQGDFKSNEKSLTLSKAANVKIVLHKSNGESTLLKDKVELQEKEIIDATVMSKKALLAFLKEQVKDAKEKGVLFSVHMKATMMKVSDPIIFGHVLETFLAPLFEKHAATFNALGVNPNDGLENLYTKLEGLPANERKEIEKDIADILSEGPALAMVNSDKGITNLHVPSDVIIDASMPAMIRNSGKMWNAEGKSQDTKAVIPDSSYAGIYDATIEFCKANGAFDPTTMGTVPNVGLMAQKAEEYGSHDKTFEIKDSGTVSVEDLATGEVLLQHTVETGDIWRMCQVKDAPIQDWVKLAVGRAKATNDPAIFWLDEARAHDAELIKKVNSYLKDHDTTGLDLKIMSPIKATTYTLKRIKEGKDTISVSGNVLRDYLTDLFPILEVGTSAKMLSIVPLMNGGGLFETGAGGSAPKHVEQFIEEGHLRWDSLGEFLALGVSLDFYGDKNNNTKAKILGDALDTATEKFLLNDKSPSRKVKELDTRGSHFYLAMYWAEALAEQHKDVELKTIFEKIDKAIKEKEQQILTELIDAQGSGQNIGGYYIPDEALVSKAMRPSAAFNEILDMI